The proteins below come from a single Burkholderia sp. FERM BP-3421 genomic window:
- a CDS encoding glycoside hydrolase family protein yields MISIGLSEDVATSISAASGLTETAADEFRKNNKSLVSLTEEQEFALLRLIAPHYEKMVRDSVDSDLAQHEFDALTCFAYNPAGRWSSVTSFINDGNLTDATSKIKEGVTSAGKVFVGLVKRRDDETNLLLNGRYEYHGVKIELP; encoded by the coding sequence ATGATCTCAATTGGTCTCTCTGAGGATGTCGCAACCAGCATTTCGGCGGCATCAGGCCTAACCGAAACGGCGGCCGATGAATTCCGAAAAAACAATAAGAGTCTTGTTTCGCTAACCGAAGAACAAGAGTTCGCCTTGCTTCGTCTTATAGCTCCTCATTACGAAAAGATGGTTAGGGATAGTGTAGATTCCGATCTCGCGCAGCATGAGTTCGATGCATTGACTTGCTTTGCTTACAATCCGGCGGGCCGATGGTCTTCAGTAACCAGTTTTATTAATGATGGCAATCTGACTGATGCTACCAGCAAGATAAAGGAAGGAGTTACTTCAGCAGGAAAAGTGTTTGTCGGTTTGGTGAAGCGAAGGGATGATGAAACCAACCTCCTTCTCAATGGTCGCTACGAATATCATGGAGTGAAAATTGAACTTCCGTGA
- a CDS encoding lysozyme inhibitor LprI family protein codes for MNFRENYSISAFSRIALFWGNMLRAIPCVSLVAASAVYSSPLVQPPQQLPIELLGKWEVSEVHRNTQSSRTFQYGWNSPMLRWRIFDFSLSKIVNNTPEKAIPCHNPVAVSKSVVVGSTLNRVLAHELSGTGSVAKDYELNIPESRVVNFLHINCSGEAWNGSIHSSQNGDEIFSDGSWLFFISSDEIALRWYGETILILKRVPINARPSPSFSCINARLQSERAICKSHALSGLDRGVASAYRTLLESTERESPGEVMHVKSSQKKWLMIRNSCGTDNSCLAGSMEQRIGEINMPID; via the coding sequence TTGAACTTCCGTGAGAATTACTCAATCAGTGCTTTCAGCCGAATTGCGCTTTTTTGGGGAAATATGCTAAGAGCTATTCCTTGTGTGTCACTGGTCGCAGCAAGCGCTGTCTATTCCTCCCCTTTAGTTCAGCCTCCCCAACAGCTACCTATCGAATTGCTGGGGAAGTGGGAGGTTAGCGAAGTCCACCGCAATACCCAGTCATCTCGAACGTTCCAGTATGGCTGGAACTCCCCCATGCTTAGGTGGAGAATCTTTGATTTCAGTCTCTCCAAGATTGTAAATAACACACCCGAGAAAGCGATTCCCTGCCACAATCCTGTGGCCGTATCGAAATCTGTTGTAGTAGGCAGCACGCTGAATCGAGTCCTTGCGCATGAATTAAGTGGCACGGGATCGGTAGCAAAGGACTACGAGCTTAATATCCCGGAGTCACGGGTTGTAAATTTCTTGCATATTAATTGCTCAGGTGAGGCCTGGAATGGATCAATTCACTCGTCACAAAATGGTGATGAAATTTTCTCCGACGGGTCCTGGTTATTCTTCATCAGTAGTGATGAAATTGCTCTCCGATGGTATGGCGAAACCATCTTGATACTCAAGCGAGTGCCAATCAACGCCAGACCATCGCCATCATTCTCTTGCATTAATGCAAGGCTCCAATCTGAAAGAGCAATTTGTAAATCGCATGCACTTTCCGGGCTTGATAGAGGTGTAGCTTCAGCCTATCGAACGCTCCTGGAATCTACTGAGAGGGAGAGTCCCGGCGAAGTGATGCATGTGAAAAGCAGCCAAAAAAAATGGCTCATGATTAGAAATTCGTGCGGCACTGATAACTCCTGTTTAGCGGGCTCAATGGAGCAGAGGATTGGGGAAATTAATATGCCGATCGACTAG
- a CDS encoding cupin domain-containing protein, producing MSISTHSGIGPASRGQCEAIDLTGKIALIDGYWQPRVVAEMNDYQFKVVKVEGEFVWHKHSDTDETFIVLDGELRIDFRDGPSGDGSLVLRAGQMAVVPKGVEHKPCALAGVKLLLIEPRGVVNTGDSAPSERTVVNDQWI from the coding sequence ATGTCCATATCAACACATTCCGGCATAGGACCCGCCTCACGCGGTCAATGCGAGGCGATCGACCTGACTGGCAAGATCGCACTGATCGACGGGTACTGGCAACCGCGCGTAGTCGCGGAAATGAACGATTATCAGTTCAAGGTCGTAAAGGTCGAAGGTGAATTCGTTTGGCACAAACACAGCGATACAGATGAGACTTTTATCGTGCTGGACGGCGAATTGCGGATTGACTTTCGAGATGGGCCATCGGGCGACGGTTCTCTCGTGTTGCGTGCCGGTCAGATGGCCGTCGTGCCAAAAGGCGTCGAGCACAAGCCCTGCGCACTTGCCGGCGTGAAACTGCTGCTGATCGAGCCACGCGGTGTCGTGAATACCGGGGACAGCGCTCCAAGCGAGCGCACTGTGGTGAACGATCAGTGGATTTAA
- a CDS encoding AraC family transcriptional regulator: protein MLRKPASIPPDWVVRAQPTEGIERIEAWFRGKAYAMHRHDTYAIGRTLAGVQSFSYRRSQRDSLPGNTIVLHPDEAHDGQAGTGEGFRYRMIYVEPALFQDVLGGRALPFLEGGITTDRRIGAATETLLQRVGHTFEPLEQSDALAELAHALAAVAGMPRERGKGDYFAARRARDFLLANFTRIVTLEEVEVATGRDRWSLSHDFRTFYGTSPYRYLTMRRLDAVRRMLLSGISLASAAVDAGFADQSHMTRHFLKTFGLTPGRWLRIVNNVPFG from the coding sequence ATGCTCCGAAAACCTGCATCCATACCCCCAGACTGGGTGGTGCGCGCCCAGCCGACAGAGGGCATCGAGCGCATCGAGGCCTGGTTTCGCGGCAAAGCTTACGCCATGCATCGCCACGATACGTACGCGATCGGCCGCACGCTCGCGGGGGTGCAGAGCTTCAGCTATCGACGCAGCCAGCGTGACAGCCTGCCGGGCAACACCATCGTGCTACACCCCGATGAAGCGCATGACGGCCAGGCGGGTACGGGCGAGGGATTCCGGTACCGCATGATTTACGTGGAGCCAGCACTTTTCCAGGACGTATTGGGTGGCAGGGCGCTTCCGTTCCTCGAAGGCGGTATAACGACTGATCGACGTATCGGGGCGGCAACGGAAACCTTGCTGCAACGTGTAGGCCATACGTTCGAACCGCTTGAACAGAGCGACGCGCTGGCCGAGCTTGCGCATGCGCTCGCCGCCGTCGCGGGCATGCCGCGCGAACGAGGCAAAGGCGATTATTTCGCAGCGCGCCGTGCTCGCGATTTTCTGCTCGCGAACTTCACGCGCATAGTCACGCTCGAAGAAGTGGAAGTCGCGACGGGCCGTGACCGCTGGAGCCTCTCGCACGATTTCCGCACGTTCTACGGCACGAGTCCGTATCGCTACCTCACAATGCGTCGGCTCGATGCCGTGCGGCGCATGCTGCTCTCAGGCATCTCGCTCGCGAGTGCGGCCGTAGACGCAGGCTTTGCCGATCAAAGCCACATGACACGTCATTTCCTGAAGACCTTTGGCCTTACGCCGGGGCGCTGGCTCCGGATTGTGAACAACGTGCCCTTCGGTTGA
- the rpsU gene encoding 30S ribosomal protein S21, with protein sequence MTTITLKVNEPIDVALRRFRRDIERTGLIRELRARTGYEKPTAERKRKKASAVARQRLRAKRMLPPRKMY encoded by the coding sequence ATGACAACCATCACGCTCAAGGTCAACGAACCGATCGACGTCGCACTCCGGCGCTTTCGACGCGACATCGAGAGAACCGGGCTGATCCGGGAATTGCGCGCCCGCACCGGCTATGAGAAGCCCACCGCGGAACGCAAGCGCAAGAAGGCCAGCGCCGTTGCGCGGCAACGCTTGCGGGCGAAGCGCATGCTGCCGCCCCGCAAGATGTACTAG
- a CDS encoding translation initiation factor IF-1 (stimulates the activities of the other two initiation factors, IF-2 and IF-3) has translation MRVFDFGTGRRRRELDGVVDEALQDNRFRVTPGNGVVVAPYASGYRVTPALSLADLIRGGINFRHKDEHASTASTGRRFVQR, from the coding sequence GTGCGCGTATTCGATTTTGGAACTGGACGGCGTCGTCGGGAACTGGACGGCGTCGTCGACGAAGCGCTGCAGGACAACAGGTTTCGCGTGACGCCGGGAAACGGCGTGGTAGTCGCCCCATACGCATCGGGATATCGGGTCACGCCGGCGTTATCGCTCGCAGACTTGATCAGAGGCGGCATCAACTTCCGGCACAAGGACGAACACGCGTCGACCGCCTCGACGGGAAGACGATTCGTCCAGCGCTGA
- a CDS encoding cold-shock protein, with product MDTGTVKWFNDSKGFGFITPDNGKEDLFAHFSEIRGDGFKTLAEGQKVSFETKQGPKGLQASNITPL from the coding sequence ATGGATACCGGCACCGTCAAATGGTTCAACGACAGCAAGGGTTTTGGCTTCATCACGCCCGACAACGGCAAGGAAGACTTGTTCGCGCACTTCTCGGAGATTCGCGGCGACGGCTTCAAGACGCTCGCCGAAGGCCAAAAAGTCAGCTTCGAGACGAAACAAGGTCCCAAGGGCCTGCAGGCGTCGAACATCACGCCGCTGTAA
- a CDS encoding sterol desaturase family protein, with amino-acid sequence MQFLVRTFYAPVFFIGTISAAVWLIHVRHAPPWMLIALFAVALALSFCCESRFAYDLEWNRSRADTARDMAHGLVNEALNALGVCVVPLVTRFAPFPGLWPQHWPWVAQLMLAIVTADIGITLAHYLSHRVPFLWRLHAVHHSVTRMYGFNGLMKHPLHQALEAVAGTAPLLLTGMPVSIAAVLAFAISIQLLLQHSNVDMRPGPLRHVVAWAHAHRFHHMKYGDAGDVNFGLFLTVWDRLLGTYVDGDYRIGSRDLGIGTRPDYPDAYLRQLLEPFRPERASPVPAAPPGLPRRL; translated from the coding sequence ATGCAGTTCCTCGTCAGAACCTTCTACGCTCCTGTTTTCTTCATCGGCACGATCAGCGCCGCGGTATGGCTGATCCATGTCCGCCACGCGCCGCCCTGGATGCTGATCGCGTTGTTCGCCGTCGCGCTCGCGCTGTCGTTCTGCTGCGAATCCCGGTTTGCCTACGATCTCGAATGGAACCGGTCGCGCGCCGATACGGCCCGCGACATGGCGCACGGTCTCGTGAACGAAGCGCTCAACGCGCTCGGCGTGTGCGTGGTGCCGCTCGTCACACGGTTCGCGCCGTTTCCCGGTCTTTGGCCGCAGCATTGGCCCTGGGTCGCGCAACTCATGCTCGCGATCGTCACAGCCGACATCGGCATCACGCTCGCGCATTACCTGAGCCATCGCGTGCCTTTCCTCTGGCGCCTGCATGCTGTTCATCACAGCGTCACACGGATGTACGGCTTCAACGGCCTGATGAAGCACCCGCTGCACCAGGCGCTGGAAGCCGTCGCCGGTACCGCGCCGCTGCTCCTGACCGGCATGCCCGTGTCGATCGCGGCGGTGCTGGCCTTCGCCATCTCGATTCAACTGCTGCTCCAGCATTCGAACGTGGACATGCGGCCCGGTCCGCTGCGTCATGTCGTTGCGTGGGCGCATGCGCACCGCTTCCATCACATGAAGTACGGCGACGCGGGCGACGTCAATTTCGGCCTGTTCCTGACGGTGTGGGACCGGCTGCTCGGCACCTATGTCGACGGCGACTATCGGATCGGCAGCCGCGACCTCGGCATCGGCACCCGGCCCGACTATCCCGACGCGTATCTGCGCCAGTTGCTCGAACCGTTCCGGCCCGAACGCGCATCGCCGGTTCCGGCCGCGCCGCCGGGGTTGCCGCGGCGTCTCTAG
- a CDS encoding AraC family transcriptional regulator — protein sequence MTSSGWSGELWLAKDFALIDGAAGATSMHAHYAHQVLLSPGGDVTVECDGETVRGARVLIPSMQRHRIVDAPARLFTLYAEPLAMSADALLDAARHGAPSLDALAEALAQRRRPLPDDPRVARALALLDAPSPDSLSAHTLATAAHVSVSQLERLFGSRVGLPIRQLVRWRRLCVALERALGGQTLTAAAHEAGFADSAHFSRTMRALFGVRADASLRAMRIRSLR from the coding sequence GTGACGTCATCGGGTTGGTCCGGGGAGCTGTGGCTTGCGAAGGATTTCGCACTGATCGACGGCGCGGCCGGCGCGACCTCGATGCATGCGCATTACGCGCACCAGGTGCTGCTGTCGCCCGGCGGCGACGTCACGGTGGAATGCGATGGCGAAACCGTGCGCGGCGCGCGCGTGCTGATCCCGTCGATGCAGCGGCATCGGATCGTCGATGCGCCCGCGCGGCTCTTCACGCTTTACGCGGAGCCGCTCGCGATGTCGGCCGATGCGCTGCTCGACGCCGCGCGTCATGGCGCACCGTCGCTCGACGCACTCGCCGAGGCGCTCGCGCAGCGGCGGCGGCCCCTGCCCGACGATCCACGCGTCGCGCGGGCGCTCGCGCTGCTCGATGCGCCGTCGCCGGACTCCCTGTCCGCGCACACGCTCGCAACCGCCGCGCATGTGTCGGTCAGCCAGCTCGAACGGCTGTTCGGATCGCGCGTGGGGCTGCCGATCCGGCAACTGGTGCGCTGGCGACGGCTGTGCGTCGCGCTCGAACGGGCGCTCGGCGGCCAGACGTTGACGGCGGCCGCGCATGAGGCGGGCTTCGCCGATTCCGCCCATTTCTCGCGCACGATGCGCGCGCTGTTCGGCGTGCGGGCCGATGCATCGTTGCGCGCGATGCGGATCCGCAGCCTGCGCTAG
- a CDS encoding fatty acid desaturase — translation MRSLPRVLQPFLTWLTGMPLFDETPLFRWNAFTRTVAAVAILLAGLGLSAACLRAGGVAYLGLVPAWLLTVNGMRDLYTVTEHYCAHDTYSRVHRLDVLVGECVSTLLLAAPLGLFRREHLKHHAVPRLDSDPDVVFLVSTGFRRGMSRAAFRRYIARTCLSPRFHLRYLGARLAANLSGPPLRVVATLAYLAALVVALTHYHGWLAWWVAWVVPAVLLFQIASLINYHSEHLWDDVASLAGREAIARVCVGRFCGDPAPGPRAGVARWLMWWARVLFVHLPHRLLVLPGDQSQHDLHHRRPRSDWANAAFTRRDDVIAGAPGWPVGYIDVWGSLVDHLDACVDPRGSTHLVRHPPHHAARAAAAVRERLSTSSG, via the coding sequence ATGCGGAGTCTGCCCAGGGTGTTGCAGCCGTTCCTGACCTGGCTGACGGGCATGCCGCTGTTCGACGAGACGCCGTTGTTCCGCTGGAACGCGTTCACCCGCACGGTCGCCGCCGTCGCGATCCTGCTCGCGGGGCTGGGCTTGAGCGCCGCGTGCCTGCGCGCCGGCGGCGTCGCGTATCTCGGGCTCGTGCCGGCCTGGCTGTTGACCGTCAACGGGATGCGCGACCTGTACACGGTGACCGAGCACTATTGCGCCCACGATACGTACTCGCGCGTGCACCGGCTCGACGTGCTGGTGGGCGAGTGCGTGTCGACGCTGCTGTTGGCGGCGCCGCTCGGCCTGTTCCGGCGCGAACACCTGAAGCATCACGCGGTGCCGCGTCTCGACAGCGATCCCGACGTGGTGTTCCTGGTCTCGACGGGGTTTCGCCGCGGGATGTCGCGGGCGGCATTCCGGCGCTACATCGCGCGGACCTGCCTGTCGCCGCGCTTCCACCTGCGCTACCTGGGCGCGCGCCTTGCCGCGAACCTGTCCGGCCCGCCGCTTCGCGTCGTCGCGACGCTCGCGTATCTCGCCGCGCTCGTTGTCGCGCTCACGCATTACCACGGCTGGCTCGCGTGGTGGGTCGCGTGGGTCGTGCCGGCAGTGCTGCTGTTCCAGATCGCATCGCTGATCAATTATCACTCGGAGCATCTGTGGGACGACGTGGCGTCGCTGGCCGGGCGCGAGGCGATCGCGCGGGTCTGCGTCGGGCGTTTCTGCGGCGATCCGGCGCCGGGTCCGCGCGCGGGCGTCGCGCGCTGGCTCATGTGGTGGGCGCGGGTGCTGTTCGTGCATCTGCCGCACCGGCTGCTGGTGTTGCCGGGCGACCAGTCGCAGCACGACCTGCATCACCGGCGGCCGCGCTCGGACTGGGCGAACGCGGCGTTCACGCGGCGCGACGACGTGATCGCCGGCGCGCCCGGCTGGCCGGTCGGCTATATCGACGTCTGGGGGAGCCTCGTCGACCACCTCGACGCCTGCGTCGATCCCCGGGGCTCGACACATCTCGTGCGGCATCCGCCGCACCACGCCGCGCGGGCCGCTGCGGCTGTCCGCGAGCGGCTTTCGACATCTTCTGGCTGA
- a CDS encoding phytanoyl-CoA dioxygenase family protein — translation MELIFRGKTLDTGSARVGALHASNGILDDVSAQHQRMRDEGYLLFRGLVDPQVVLDARREILLKYAIVGEIDSNGHDVMESIQQTPSFIDQVNLLAFTESIRSGKAYNDVVSHPALLGFFARFLGGAVATFDFKWPRFVRPGEGTGIHSDIVYIGRGTKNLWSAWIPLGAVSLDEGPLIVLERSHRATTLDAYWSADADRDKIGWLGEDPFALQDALGGRWLTSPFEAGDVIVFDTRLVHGSLDNVSPRRRCRLTSDTRYQLAHEPLDDRWNGDISNPHGGSQKAFLPGIMKTNGNREFEEEWKPVDAHGRLVSAVSSEASA, via the coding sequence ATGGAACTGATCTTTCGTGGCAAGACGCTGGATACCGGTTCGGCGCGGGTCGGCGCGCTGCACGCGTCGAACGGCATCCTCGACGATGTGTCCGCGCAGCATCAGCGGATGCGCGACGAGGGCTACCTGCTGTTTCGCGGGCTCGTGGATCCGCAGGTGGTGCTCGACGCGCGGCGCGAGATCCTGCTCAAGTACGCGATCGTGGGCGAGATCGACTCGAACGGCCACGACGTGATGGAGTCGATCCAGCAGACGCCGTCGTTCATCGATCAGGTGAACCTGCTCGCGTTCACCGAGAGCATCCGCTCGGGGAAGGCCTACAACGACGTCGTGTCCCATCCGGCGCTGCTCGGTTTCTTCGCGCGCTTTCTCGGCGGCGCGGTGGCGACCTTCGATTTCAAATGGCCGCGCTTCGTCCGCCCGGGCGAGGGCACCGGCATCCACTCGGACATCGTGTACATCGGGCGCGGCACGAAGAACCTGTGGTCGGCATGGATTCCGCTCGGCGCGGTGTCGCTCGACGAGGGGCCGCTGATCGTGCTGGAGCGCAGCCACCGCGCGACCACGCTCGACGCGTACTGGTCCGCCGACGCCGATCGCGACAAGATCGGCTGGCTCGGCGAGGATCCGTTCGCGCTGCAGGATGCGCTGGGCGGCCGCTGGCTCACGAGCCCGTTCGAGGCGGGTGACGTGATCGTGTTCGATACGCGGCTCGTGCACGGCTCGCTCGACAACGTGTCGCCGCGGCGGCGCTGCCGGCTGACCTCGGACACGCGCTACCAGCTCGCGCACGAGCCGCTCGACGACCGCTGGAACGGCGACATCTCGAATCCGCATGGCGGTTCGCAGAAGGCATTCCTGCCGGGCATAATGAAAACGAACGGCAATCGGGAATTCGAGGAGGAGTGGAAGCCCGTCGATGCGCACGGGCGGCTCGTCTCCGCGGTTTCGAGCGAGGCGTCGGCCTAG
- a CDS encoding DMT family transporter gives MNATELREARPSSLPGAVLLMVAATALWGVSFVAPLVLNAYTPLAITFGRFFFYGLVSLALLLVRYRAQPLGLAGWARAAAYGLAGNILFSLLVSFGVQDTGAEVVIPIIGLLPICVSVAGGRALSAAAWRRLAVPLALVTLGLALVLVVQRGGLVRDARLSWPGVAAAAATVVIWTAYALSNARFLRAHPSVSGAHWSCAIGVATFALALVLAAWQALATGAGVWRTAQTPAQSPALFAAVTLVLGVGGSWLATICFNRASSLLPMSLVGQLIVLETLFGIAYACLYRNTLPPAPQALGMALVLAGLWRAARTRFT, from the coding sequence ATGAACGCCACCGAGTTGCGTGAGGCGCGGCCGTCGTCGTTGCCGGGCGCGGTCCTGCTGATGGTTGCCGCCACCGCGCTGTGGGGCGTCTCGTTCGTCGCGCCGCTCGTGCTGAACGCGTACACGCCGCTCGCGATCACCTTCGGCCGGTTCTTCTTCTATGGGCTGGTCTCCCTCGCGCTGCTGCTCGTGCGCTATCGCGCGCAGCCGCTCGGGCTCGCGGGGTGGGCGCGCGCCGCCGCGTACGGGTTGGCCGGCAACATCCTGTTCTCGCTCCTGGTCAGCTTCGGCGTGCAGGACACGGGCGCGGAGGTCGTGATCCCGATCATCGGGCTGCTGCCGATCTGCGTGTCGGTCGCGGGCGGCCGCGCGCTGTCCGCGGCGGCCTGGCGGCGGCTCGCCGTGCCGCTCGCGCTGGTCACGCTCGGGCTCGCGCTGGTGCTCGTGGTCCAGCGCGGCGGGCTCGTGCGCGACGCGCGGCTGTCGTGGCCGGGCGTGGCCGCGGCGGCGGCGACGGTCGTCATCTGGACGGCGTATGCGCTGTCGAATGCGCGCTTCCTGCGCGCGCATCCGTCGGTGTCCGGTGCGCACTGGTCCTGCGCGATCGGCGTGGCGACCTTCGCGCTCGCGCTCGTGCTGGCCGCGTGGCAGGCGCTCGCGACCGGCGCGGGCGTCTGGCGCACGGCCCAGACGCCGGCCCAGAGTCCCGCGCTGTTCGCGGCCGTGACGCTGGTGCTGGGCGTGGGCGGGTCGTGGCTCGCCACGATCTGTTTCAACCGCGCATCGAGCCTGCTGCCGATGAGCCTCGTGGGTCAGTTGATCGTGCTCGAAACCCTGTTTGGCATCGCCTACGCATGCCTCTACCGGAACACGCTGCCGCCCGCGCCGCAGGCGCTCGGGATGGCGCTCGTGCTCGCCGGCCTGTGGCGCGCGGCGCGCACGCGCTTCACATGA
- a CDS encoding AraC family transcriptional regulator yields MARRDPRNLSAFWTLPTLPGVEFLHARYATLTFAPHVHEELVIGMTEGGAGYFTTNGREHIATGDTLILFNPDEPHHGGVAEGGQWQYRALYLKPEALERLRLQITESNRPAYFSASNVADAALVGRALDFHRAAQPGAAALALETGLLDLMAGAILRHGDLKARLPRCGRAEPVIGKIKDYIHAHYAADVQLGDLASLAGMSAFQVLRAFRKQTGLTPHAYLNQVRLAKSKALISSGCPLTDVAITVGFFDQSHLVRHFKRSFGITPGQFVCEPRQAAAAPAF; encoded by the coding sequence ATGGCACGACGCGATCCACGCAATCTTTCGGCGTTCTGGACGCTGCCGACGCTGCCGGGCGTCGAATTCCTGCACGCGCGCTATGCGACGCTGACGTTCGCGCCGCACGTGCACGAGGAACTGGTGATCGGCATGACGGAGGGCGGCGCGGGTTACTTCACGACCAACGGTCGCGAGCACATCGCGACGGGCGACACGCTGATCCTGTTCAATCCGGACGAGCCGCACCACGGCGGCGTGGCCGAAGGCGGGCAGTGGCAGTATCGCGCGCTGTACCTGAAGCCCGAGGCGCTGGAACGATTGCGGCTTCAGATCACGGAGTCGAACCGGCCCGCGTATTTCTCCGCGAGCAATGTCGCCGACGCCGCGCTGGTCGGCCGCGCGCTCGACTTCCATCGCGCCGCGCAGCCGGGCGCGGCGGCGCTGGCGCTGGAAACGGGCCTGCTCGACCTGATGGCGGGCGCGATCCTGCGCCACGGCGACCTCAAGGCGCGCCTGCCGCGTTGCGGCCGCGCGGAGCCGGTCATCGGCAAGATCAAGGACTACATCCACGCGCATTACGCGGCCGACGTGCAACTGGGCGATCTCGCGTCGCTCGCCGGCATGTCGGCGTTCCAGGTGCTGCGCGCGTTTCGCAAGCAGACCGGGCTGACGCCGCACGCCTACCTCAACCAGGTGCGTCTCGCCAAATCCAAGGCGCTGATTTCCAGCGGCTGCCCATTGACCGATGTCGCGATCACGGTCGGGTTCTTCGACCAGAGCCACCTGGTGCGGCACTTCAAGCGCAGCTTCGGCATCACGCCGGGACAGTTCGTGTGCGAACCCCGGCAAGCGGCCGCCGCGCCCGCGTTCTGA
- the aspS gene encoding aspartate--tRNA(Asn) ligase, with protein MPITVHEAPAHLGQIVSLYLTLDTLRDQKHLQFLLAHDAGGPLQLVVDKAARACHADIRHWLAGTTFRATGELVAAPQSKTAGLELRVHDVAAFSLAQARPIGPGSSLDLRLTHRVVDLKAPKWLCMLRLRSAFETACRDFALARGCTEIHTPKLMGQASESGAQVFRVAYFERTAYLAQSPQFYKQMAIAAGLAGVFEIGPVFRAEDSRSSRHLTEFTGLDVELAWVFDVREVMAFEEAMLRHAFARLAPFAAEVREHFDIALPPAPSVTHLSLADAKALLAQHGMPLAADDDLPDEGERLLHALLGHDLIFIHDYPLAKRPFYHLRDRTHGTTHSFDLLFRGLEITTGALREHRYERVRAQAIDKGIDPETLAPYLDTFRYGCPPHGGFGLGVERVIAKLLGLASVKEAAFVPRDPERLTP; from the coding sequence ATGCCGATCACCGTCCACGAAGCCCCCGCCCATCTCGGGCAAATCGTCAGCCTGTATCTGACGCTCGATACCTTGCGCGACCAGAAGCACCTGCAGTTCCTGCTCGCCCACGATGCCGGCGGCCCGCTGCAGCTCGTGGTCGACAAGGCCGCGCGCGCCTGCCACGCCGACATCCGCCACTGGCTCGCGGGCACCACGTTCCGCGCGACGGGCGAGCTGGTCGCCGCACCGCAAAGCAAGACCGCCGGCCTCGAGCTGCGCGTTCACGACGTGGCAGCGTTCTCGCTCGCGCAGGCGCGGCCGATCGGCCCGGGCAGCAGCCTCGACCTGCGCCTCACGCACCGGGTCGTCGACCTCAAGGCGCCGAAGTGGCTGTGCATGCTGCGGCTGCGCAGCGCGTTCGAGACGGCCTGCCGCGACTTCGCGCTCGCGCGCGGCTGCACCGAGATCCACACGCCGAAGTTGATGGGCCAGGCGAGCGAAAGCGGCGCGCAGGTATTCCGGGTCGCGTATTTCGAACGCACCGCCTATCTCGCGCAATCGCCGCAGTTCTACAAGCAGATGGCGATCGCGGCCGGGCTCGCGGGCGTGTTCGAGATCGGCCCGGTGTTCCGCGCGGAGGACAGCCGCAGCAGCCGGCACCTGACCGAATTCACCGGGCTCGACGTCGAGCTTGCCTGGGTGTTCGACGTACGCGAGGTGATGGCCTTCGAGGAAGCGATGCTGCGGCATGCGTTCGCACGCCTCGCGCCGTTCGCGGCCGAGGTGCGTGAGCATTTCGACATCGCGCTGCCGCCGGCGCCGAGCGTCACGCACCTGTCGCTCGCCGACGCCAAAGCGCTGCTCGCGCAGCACGGCATGCCGCTCGCCGCGGACGACGACCTGCCGGACGAAGGCGAACGCCTGCTCCACGCGCTGCTCGGACACGACCTGATCTTCATCCACGACTACCCGCTCGCGAAACGGCCGTTCTATCACCTGCGCGATCGCACGCACGGCACGACCCACAGCTTCGACCTGCTGTTCCGGGGGCTGGAAATCACCACGGGCGCGCTGCGCGAGCATCGCTACGAGAGGGTGCGCGCGCAGGCGATCGACAAGGGCATCGATCCGGAGACGCTCGCGCCCTACCTCGACACCTTCCGCTACGGCTGCCCGCCGCACGGCGGGTTCGGGCTCGGCGTCGAACGCGTGATCGCGAAGCTGCTCGGGCTCGCGAGCGTCAAGGAAGCCGCGTTCGTGCCGCGCGATCCGGAGCGGCTGACGCCATGA